The proteins below come from a single Rariglobus hedericola genomic window:
- a CDS encoding carboxymuconolactone decarboxylase family protein, giving the protein MTNHTTTVSSPSTALKPRMDHWSVAPALMQGLLDLQQVADSTGIERSLHFLITLRVSQINGCAYCMNMHSAEAKAHGESDQRLFLLSAWHETNLFTARERAALHWAEVLTRLPGGHVSDADFAAMRAEFTEFEIAAVTLAIATINAWNRFGVGMRPSLENSVS; this is encoded by the coding sequence ATGACCAATCACACCACCACCGTCTCGTCACCCTCCACGGCCCTCAAGCCCCGCATGGACCACTGGTCCGTCGCCCCCGCCCTCATGCAAGGCCTGCTCGATCTCCAGCAGGTCGCCGACTCCACGGGCATCGAACGCAGCCTCCACTTCCTGATCACTCTCCGCGTTTCCCAGATCAACGGCTGCGCTTACTGCATGAACATGCACTCCGCCGAAGCGAAGGCCCACGGCGAATCCGACCAGCGCCTGTTCCTGCTCTCCGCGTGGCACGAGACCAACCTCTTCACCGCCCGCGAACGCGCCGCGCTCCACTGGGCCGAAGTCCTCACGCGCCTCCCCGGCGGACACGTCTCCGACGCCGATTTCGCCGCGATGCGTGCCGAGTTCACCGAGTTCGAAATCGCCGCCGTCACCCTCGCCATCGCCACCATCAACGCCTGGAACCGCTTCGGCGTCGGCATGCGCCCGTCCCTCGAAAATTCGGTTTCCTGA
- a CDS encoding phosphatase PAP2 family protein — protein sequence MISRWKTYWKNAGWNEFVLFASVAALCLGVWLFIHVASVVRHETHLETETRFMRMLRSPENPGVPAGPLWLVEVGRDVSAVGGAVVVITLSLLVIGYLAMRRQWGRVALIAGTVAGGYVLSNVLKMSFDRARPDIVPHLSQVHSASFPSGHSMLSSLVYLTLGALLAQASDRRREKIYFVSVAFFLTFMIGLSRVFLGVHYPTDVLAGWSAGTAWAVACWLVAARFTPKPV from the coding sequence ATGATATCCCGTTGGAAGACCTATTGGAAAAACGCCGGCTGGAATGAGTTTGTGTTGTTCGCGAGCGTGGCGGCGCTGTGTCTCGGCGTGTGGTTGTTCATCCATGTGGCGAGCGTGGTGAGGCATGAAACTCATCTGGAGACGGAGACGCGCTTCATGCGGATGTTGCGCAGTCCCGAAAATCCCGGTGTGCCGGCGGGGCCATTGTGGCTGGTGGAAGTGGGCCGGGACGTGAGCGCGGTCGGCGGTGCGGTGGTGGTAATCACGTTGTCGCTGCTCGTGATCGGCTACCTGGCGATGCGCCGCCAGTGGGGACGCGTGGCCTTGATCGCGGGAACGGTGGCGGGCGGGTATGTGTTGAGCAACGTGTTGAAGATGTCGTTTGACCGCGCGCGGCCGGACATCGTGCCGCATCTGTCGCAGGTGCATTCGGCGAGTTTCCCGAGCGGACACTCGATGTTGTCGTCGCTGGTTTATCTGACGCTGGGGGCGTTGCTGGCCCAGGCCTCGGACCGTCGGCGCGAGAAAATCTATTTTGTGAGCGTGGCGTTTTTCCTGACGTTTATGATCGGGCTGAGCCGGGTGTTTCTCGGCGTGCATTATCCGACGGATGTGCTGGCGGGCTGGAGTGCGGGCACGGCCTGGGCGGTGGCCTGCTGGCTTGTGGCGGCGCGGTTCACGCCCAAGCCGGTTTAA
- a CDS encoding sigma factor: MSSLFTEHRTLLFGIAYRMLGRVVEAEDAVQETFLRWQKQDAATVQTPKA, translated from the coding sequence TTGTCCTCCCTCTTCACCGAACACCGCACGCTTCTCTTCGGCATCGCCTACCGGATGCTGGGCCGTGTCGTTGAAGCCGAGGACGCCGTGCAGGAGACCTTTCTCCGCTGGCAAAAACAAGACGCCGCCACCGTGCAAACGCCCAAGGCCTAG
- a CDS encoding helicase-related protein, with translation MSLGFVGQRCVSEREPELGLGQVAELDRTRITVEFPATREKRIYARGTPVLKRVQFAAGESVAPRTGAKFTIASVEETAGLLTYIGAEGQRVREDAISDITSVASPAERLMAGQADPSEVFDLRLRALQAANRFRQSEVRGFLGGRIDLIPHQFYILNEVSNRQIPRVLLADEVGLGKTIEACLILQRLLATGRAKRALILVPESLTHQWFVELLRRFNLWFTIFDEARCLAVEASEPGKNPFLSSQLGLASIAYLAGPDAAARRTQVIEAGWDLVIVDEAHHLGWTPEAASPDYQFVEQLARKAPGLLLLTATPTQLGLAGHFARLRLLDPHRYDDYETFLDETADFGKIAAIAEKIVENSALSNADQKTLRQIFDRDPETLATHLAALDAGKPGAREALLRTLLDQHGTGRVVFRNTRAAMTGFPKRQYCPVALPDATPALLARVARELEAEEAAAEASAHNASRIQGAAAAIETGPISIDFSAEAEAALADASSEDSDDFNSGESDNVVSPDEEPSEDSDDTLDDAPAKPTRKKAAKKTKAKSAPLTAFPSAKSKSKPVAASVSEPSAATALRYTYKDDPRLDWLVSFLKKTAPAKVLLICRSERKVLALEAAIKEKHNLNIGLFHEGLPLVQRDRQAAWFAEKDGAQLLLCSEIGSEGRNFQFAHHLVLWDLPLNPSLVEQRIGRLDRIGQTDTIKIHVPYLAGGADAAVAEWYHFGLNAFEAPLHGGNDYATAFRTRLLELAVSYGEGKLKKTARAQLDAFIAETEKFRDELQLKMKQGRDRLLELNSFNPTVARQVIDRVRAADADPLLKKILTDLFDHFGVRMSEHEDGDVNLDANHAYVEGFPSIPRDGMLATYSRKRAIAREDIRFISADHPLVQDSIDLLVDSPAGTTSFCVLEADKPNLLLEAVFVLEAVADAKWHVDQFLAPTPIRVLVDIHGNDLTENALYTRLSADVEDAPLPRFLERPGFNGTLLKNLVEAANDRAKTHTLTLKKAARERAAAVLTADLQRLVDLSKLNDNVRPEEIELAKKQVLQVRTAIEAARLRLDSLRLIVEGVEID, from the coding sequence ATGTCTCTCGGTTTTGTCGGACAGCGCTGCGTCAGTGAACGTGAACCCGAACTCGGCCTCGGCCAGGTCGCCGAGCTCGACCGCACCCGTATCACGGTCGAGTTTCCCGCCACCCGCGAGAAACGCATCTACGCCCGCGGCACGCCCGTCCTGAAACGCGTCCAGTTCGCCGCCGGCGAATCCGTCGCCCCCCGCACCGGCGCCAAATTCACCATCGCTTCCGTCGAGGAAACCGCCGGCCTCCTCACCTACATCGGCGCCGAGGGCCAACGCGTCCGCGAAGACGCCATCTCCGACATCACCAGCGTCGCCTCCCCCGCCGAACGCCTCATGGCCGGCCAGGCCGACCCGTCCGAGGTCTTCGATCTCCGTCTCCGCGCCCTCCAGGCCGCCAACCGTTTCCGCCAGTCCGAGGTCCGCGGCTTCCTCGGCGGCCGCATCGACCTGATCCCGCACCAGTTCTACATCCTCAACGAGGTATCCAACCGCCAGATACCGCGCGTCCTCCTCGCCGACGAAGTCGGCCTGGGCAAAACCATCGAGGCCTGCTTGATCCTCCAGCGCCTCCTCGCCACCGGCCGCGCCAAACGCGCCCTCATCCTCGTTCCCGAGTCGCTCACCCACCAGTGGTTCGTCGAACTCCTCCGCCGCTTTAACTTGTGGTTCACCATTTTCGACGAAGCCCGCTGTCTCGCCGTCGAAGCCTCCGAGCCCGGCAAAAACCCCTTCCTCTCCAGCCAGCTCGGCCTTGCCAGCATCGCCTACCTCGCCGGCCCCGACGCCGCCGCTCGCCGCACCCAGGTCATCGAAGCCGGCTGGGATCTCGTCATCGTGGACGAAGCCCACCACCTCGGCTGGACCCCCGAAGCCGCCAGCCCCGACTACCAGTTCGTCGAGCAACTCGCCCGCAAAGCCCCCGGCCTCCTCCTCCTCACCGCCACGCCCACCCAGCTCGGTCTCGCCGGACACTTCGCCCGCCTCCGCCTCCTCGACCCGCATCGCTACGACGACTACGAGACGTTCCTCGACGAGACCGCCGACTTCGGCAAAATCGCCGCCATCGCCGAAAAGATCGTCGAAAACAGCGCCCTCTCCAACGCCGACCAGAAGACCCTCCGCCAGATCTTCGACCGCGATCCCGAAACCCTCGCCACGCACCTCGCCGCGCTCGACGCCGGCAAACCCGGCGCCCGCGAAGCCCTCCTCCGCACCTTGCTCGATCAACACGGCACCGGCCGCGTCGTCTTCCGCAACACCCGCGCCGCGATGACGGGTTTCCCCAAGCGCCAGTATTGCCCCGTCGCGCTCCCCGACGCCACGCCCGCCCTCCTCGCCCGCGTCGCCCGCGAACTCGAAGCCGAAGAAGCCGCCGCCGAAGCCAGCGCCCACAACGCCAGCCGTATCCAAGGCGCCGCCGCCGCAATCGAAACCGGCCCCATCTCGATCGACTTCTCCGCAGAAGCCGAAGCCGCCCTCGCCGACGCGTCTTCCGAAGACTCCGACGACTTTAATTCAGGCGAATCCGACAACGTCGTCAGCCCCGACGAAGAACCCTCCGAGGATTCCGACGACACCCTCGACGACGCGCCCGCCAAACCCACCCGCAAAAAGGCCGCCAAGAAAACCAAAGCCAAGTCCGCCCCCCTCACCGCCTTCCCCAGCGCCAAGTCCAAATCCAAACCCGTAGCGGCGAGCGTGAGCGAGCCGTCCGCCGCCACCGCCCTCCGCTACACCTACAAAGACGACCCCCGCCTCGACTGGCTCGTCTCCTTCCTCAAAAAAACCGCGCCCGCCAAAGTCCTCCTCATCTGCCGCTCCGAGCGCAAGGTCCTCGCCCTCGAAGCCGCCATCAAAGAAAAGCACAACCTCAACATCGGCCTCTTCCACGAAGGCCTCCCGCTCGTCCAACGCGACCGCCAGGCCGCGTGGTTCGCCGAAAAAGACGGCGCGCAACTCCTCCTCTGCTCCGAAATCGGCAGCGAAGGCCGCAACTTCCAGTTCGCCCACCACCTCGTCCTCTGGGATCTCCCGCTCAACCCCAGCCTCGTCGAACAACGCATCGGCCGCCTCGACCGTATCGGCCAAACGGATACCATCAAAATTCACGTTCCCTACCTCGCCGGTGGAGCCGACGCCGCCGTCGCCGAGTGGTATCATTTCGGACTGAACGCCTTCGAAGCCCCGCTCCACGGCGGCAATGACTACGCCACCGCCTTCCGCACCCGCCTCCTCGAACTCGCCGTGTCCTACGGCGAAGGCAAACTCAAGAAGACCGCCCGCGCCCAACTCGACGCCTTCATCGCCGAAACCGAAAAATTCCGCGACGAACTCCAGCTGAAGATGAAGCAAGGCCGCGACCGCCTCCTCGAGTTGAACTCCTTCAACCCCACCGTCGCCCGCCAAGTGATCGACCGCGTCCGCGCCGCCGACGCCGACCCGCTCCTCAAAAAAATCCTCACCGATCTCTTTGATCACTTCGGGGTGCGCATGAGCGAGCACGAAGACGGCGACGTGAACCTCGACGCCAACCACGCCTACGTCGAAGGCTTCCCGTCCATTCCCCGCGACGGCATGCTGGCGACTTACAGCCGCAAACGCGCCATCGCGCGCGAAGACATCCGCTTCATCTCCGCCGACCACCCGCTCGTGCAGGACAGCATCGACCTCCTCGTCGATTCGCCCGCCGGCACCACCAGCTTCTGCGTCCTCGAAGCCGATAAACCCAACCTCCTCCTTGAGGCCGTTTTCGTCCTCGAAGCCGTCGCCGACGCCAAGTGGCACGTCGACCAATTCCTCGCCCCCACGCCCATCCGCGTGTTGGTCGACATCCACGGCAACGATCTCACCGAAAACGCGCTCTACACCCGCCTCTCCGCCGACGTCGAAGACGCCCCGCTCCCCCGCTTCCTCGAGCGCCCGGGCTTCAACGGCACGCTCCTCAAAAACCTCGTCGAAGCCGCCAACGACCGAGCGAAAACCCACACGCTCACGCTAAAGAAAGCCGCCCGCGAACGCGCCGCCGCCGTCCTCACGGCCGACCTCCAACGCCTCGTGGATCTCTCCAAGCTCAACGACAACGTCCGCCCCGAAGAGATCGAGTTGGCCAAAAAACAAGTCCTCCAAGTCCGCACCGCCATCGAAGCCGCCCGTCTCCGCCTCGACAGCCTCCGCCTGATCGTCGAAGGTGTCGAAATCGACTGA
- a CDS encoding methyl-accepting chemotaxis protein, with amino-acid sequence MNALRLTALILMSLGIAVAAPTAVEPDVALQNLREGNLRFAAEKTIHPHQTAARRIEVAGGQAPFATILTCSDSRVPPEAIFDQGVGDLFVVRVAGNVAKPDELGSIEYGTGHLGSTLLVFLGHSSCGAVKAVAEHAQVHGSIQQLVEPIVPAVEKAHAENPGLSGADFLSKAVDGNVWHSIEDIFENSATVRDLVKAGKLKVVGAVYDLSTGAIQWHGEHPDQARLLASTGGAGHEANEIGHEAAPAGAHAGSVDAAGHEVPASTPVSAEHATSLGYVSIGAGVLALALLLFAIYRYSIRGMQAWTINARLSAGFSCVLLVLAGLAAESYYSLHTALLDFTNYRGDARRSVLVGEITTEYLEMRIAAKDLVILRTPEASARYDQHKTKLMEFIRKADALIEAPASRQRLRVIEEEVGKHASLQLELKAAALAGRTTAVMEINRRMGLLGSVIDLEVTDLAEEFIAQQNQDGPRMAAELKHTQSTVVWLGVAAVMLGAGLALIIARSITGPLGHLVRSLGAGADQTAAAAGQVSAASQALAEGASEQAASLEQTSASLEELSSMTKRNAEGSQKVKSVATAARESAVAGTGQMQVMLESMEAIKSASEDITKILKTIDEIAFQTNILALNAAVEAARAGEHGAGFAVVAEEVRALAQRSAVAARETSAKIEASVAKSRQGAEISATVAASFKDIHALIQQLDTLVAEIAGASDEQSTGIAQVSTAVSQMDQVTQSNAGSAEETAAAAEELNGQSVMLQEAVVQLQVLTGVRTDSKRASKSVRPVGARASGQPA; translated from the coding sequence ATGAATGCCCTCCGTTTGACCGCTCTCATATTGATGTCGCTGGGTATTGCCGTGGCTGCGCCCACCGCCGTGGAGCCTGACGTGGCCCTGCAAAATCTGCGTGAAGGCAATCTGCGTTTTGCCGCGGAAAAAACGATTCATCCGCATCAAACAGCGGCGCGCAGAATCGAAGTGGCCGGAGGGCAGGCGCCGTTCGCAACGATCCTTACGTGTTCGGATTCACGCGTGCCGCCCGAGGCGATTTTCGACCAGGGCGTCGGCGATCTTTTTGTGGTGCGGGTCGCCGGCAATGTCGCGAAACCCGATGAACTCGGCTCCATCGAATACGGCACCGGACATCTGGGCTCCACGCTCCTGGTGTTTCTCGGGCACAGCTCGTGCGGCGCGGTCAAAGCGGTGGCCGAGCATGCGCAGGTCCACGGCAGCATTCAGCAGCTTGTCGAACCGATCGTGCCTGCAGTCGAAAAGGCGCACGCAGAAAATCCAGGTTTGTCCGGAGCGGACTTTTTATCGAAGGCCGTGGATGGCAACGTCTGGCATTCGATCGAGGATATTTTTGAAAACAGCGCGACCGTCCGTGATCTCGTGAAGGCGGGAAAACTCAAGGTGGTCGGGGCCGTTTACGATCTCTCCACCGGCGCCATCCAGTGGCACGGAGAGCATCCCGATCAAGCCCGCTTGCTGGCTTCCACGGGAGGAGCCGGACACGAAGCGAATGAGATCGGGCATGAAGCCGCACCCGCAGGTGCGCATGCGGGTTCTGTGGATGCTGCCGGACATGAGGTGCCTGCGTCCACGCCGGTTTCGGCGGAACACGCAACTTCACTGGGTTATGTTTCAATTGGTGCAGGGGTGCTGGCGCTCGCCCTTCTGTTGTTCGCAATTTACCGTTACTCGATCAGGGGAATGCAGGCATGGACGATCAACGCCCGTTTGAGCGCGGGTTTTTCCTGTGTGTTGCTCGTGCTCGCGGGGCTGGCCGCCGAAAGTTATTACAGCCTCCACACGGCCTTGTTGGATTTCACCAACTACCGGGGAGACGCACGGCGCAGCGTTCTGGTTGGAGAGATCACGACTGAATATTTGGAGATGCGTATCGCGGCCAAGGATCTGGTGATCTTACGCACGCCCGAGGCATCCGCCCGCTACGATCAACATAAGACTAAACTCATGGAGTTTATCCGAAAAGCGGATGCGTTGATTGAAGCTCCGGCGAGCCGTCAAAGACTGCGAGTAATCGAAGAGGAAGTGGGCAAGCATGCGTCTTTGCAGCTTGAGTTAAAAGCGGCGGCACTGGCCGGCCGCACAACCGCGGTCATGGAAATCAACCGGCGCATGGGCCTGTTGGGATCGGTGATTGATCTCGAAGTTACCGATCTCGCCGAGGAATTTATCGCCCAGCAAAATCAGGATGGTCCGCGTATGGCGGCGGAATTAAAGCACACCCAGTCAACCGTGGTCTGGCTCGGTGTCGCGGCCGTCATGCTGGGTGCCGGACTGGCGCTCATAATCGCACGCAGCATCACGGGACCCCTGGGGCATCTGGTGCGCTCGCTGGGCGCTGGTGCCGACCAGACGGCGGCGGCGGCAGGCCAGGTTTCGGCCGCCAGTCAGGCTTTGGCTGAAGGCGCGAGTGAACAGGCGGCTTCGCTTGAGCAAACGTCGGCTTCACTCGAGGAGCTTTCATCGATGACCAAACGCAATGCGGAGGGCTCGCAGAAGGTGAAATCCGTCGCGACTGCCGCCCGGGAATCCGCAGTGGCGGGCACCGGCCAGATGCAGGTCATGCTGGAATCGATGGAGGCGATCAAATCGGCATCCGAGGACATTACCAAGATTCTGAAGACGATCGATGAAATCGCATTTCAGACCAATATCCTCGCCCTCAACGCGGCCGTGGAGGCCGCGCGCGCCGGTGAGCATGGAGCCGGTTTTGCGGTGGTGGCCGAGGAGGTTCGCGCGCTGGCCCAGCGATCAGCCGTCGCCGCCAGGGAAACATCCGCCAAGATCGAGGCTTCCGTCGCCAAGAGCAGGCAGGGCGCGGAAATCAGCGCCACGGTAGCGGCCAGCTTCAAGGATATCCATGCACTCATCCAACAGCTGGATACGCTGGTGGCTGAAATTGCCGGAGCTTCCGACGAACAAAGCACAGGCATTGCCCAGGTCTCCACCGCGGTTTCGCAGATGGATCAAGTGACGCAGTCCAATGCGGGAAGCGCGGAGGAAACCGCCGCGGCGGCGGAGGAGCTCAACGGCCAGTCGGTGATGTTGCAGGAGGCGGTTGTGCAGTTGCAGGTTCTGACCGGTGTGCGCACGGATTCGAAGCGGGCTTCCAAGAGCGTCCGGCCGGTGGGCGCTCGTGCCTCGGGACAGCCTGCATAA
- a CDS encoding HDOD domain-containing protein, with the protein MIITCVSEERLIATAKLLPAAPQIMARLHKMLLDSNSGMTEIAALLKRDIALTSRIIRIANSPAYKGGGLGTIEEALQRVGFSEVFRLVGVVANASLTDSNLRCYGYGAETFRAHCLCTALVAEGVAKHTGMDSRLAYTAGLLGGIGCILLDRIGRDSLGPAEVFPEAGHGHLAEWERNTFGLSHHEVAGRLLREWEFPDAVVKAVSHDASLSEPTTPLGKNLHLTQCIVRLAGFGLSGENGEWGVPHEKLVAVGLTNDEATLIREEAVIAMSTFQG; encoded by the coding sequence ATGATCATCACATGTGTGTCGGAGGAACGTTTGATCGCCACGGCCAAGTTGTTGCCCGCCGCTCCGCAGATCATGGCGCGGCTGCACAAGATGCTTTTAGATTCTAATTCGGGCATGACCGAGATCGCCGCGCTGCTCAAACGCGACATCGCGCTCACCAGCCGGATTATCCGCATTGCCAACAGTCCCGCTTACAAAGGCGGCGGTTTGGGCACGATTGAAGAAGCGTTGCAGCGCGTGGGATTTTCCGAGGTGTTCCGTCTTGTGGGCGTGGTCGCCAATGCCTCTCTCACCGACTCGAATCTACGTTGTTATGGCTACGGGGCGGAAACGTTTCGTGCGCATTGTTTGTGCACGGCGCTTGTCGCCGAAGGGGTCGCCAAACACACGGGTATGGACTCGAGGCTTGCCTACACGGCCGGGCTGCTGGGTGGCATTGGATGCATTCTTTTGGATCGCATCGGGCGCGACAGTCTGGGGCCGGCGGAAGTATTTCCCGAGGCCGGTCATGGACACCTCGCGGAATGGGAGCGAAACACATTTGGCCTGTCGCACCACGAAGTCGCGGGCCGGTTGCTGCGCGAATGGGAGTTTCCCGACGCGGTGGTCAAGGCGGTGAGTCACGACGCATCGTTATCGGAGCCGACGACGCCGCTCGGTAAAAATCTCCACTTAACCCAGTGCATCGTGCGTCTCGCGGGCTTCGGACTTTCCGGAGAGAATGGCGAGTGGGGTGTCCCGCATGAAAAACTGGTCGCGGTCGGGCTCACAAATGACGAGGCGACACTCATTCGTGAAGAAGCGGTCATCGCGATGAGCACATTTCAGGGGTGA
- a CDS encoding sigma factor-like helix-turn-helix DNA-binding protein, translating to MAFMLLLETLTPLDRAVFLLREAFDRDYAEIAPIVGKSEAACRQIVSRARTQLGRTERPADFVADVARTEPLVARFTEACRTGNLSELLALLTEDAVLYTDGGGKVKSRLKPIYSALYASRFLAGISPHVFQEAISRPAIVNGLPGMIQRRPNGVLTINAFAFDETGTRIKAIYIVSNPEKLTHVPSP from the coding sequence ATGGCGTTCATGCTCCTCCTCGAAACCCTCACCCCGCTCGACCGCGCCGTGTTTCTCCTCCGCGAAGCCTTTGACCGCGACTACGCCGAGATCGCCCCCATTGTCGGCAAAAGCGAAGCCGCCTGCCGCCAGATCGTCAGCCGCGCCCGCACCCAGCTCGGCCGCACCGAACGCCCCGCCGATTTCGTCGCCGACGTCGCCCGCACCGAGCCCCTCGTCGCCCGTTTCACCGAAGCCTGTCGCACCGGCAATCTCAGCGAACTCCTCGCCTTGCTCACCGAAGACGCCGTCCTCTACACCGACGGCGGCGGCAAAGTAAAATCACGCCTCAAGCCCATCTACAGCGCCCTCTACGCGAGCCGTTTTCTCGCTGGCATCAGCCCGCACGTTTTCCAAGAAGCCATCAGCCGCCCCGCCATCGTCAACGGCCTGCCCGGCATGATCCAACGCCGCCCCAACGGTGTCCTCACCATCAACGCCTTCGCCTTTGACGAAACCGGCACCCGAATCAAAGCCATCTACATCGTCAGCAACCCCGAAAAACTTACCCACGTCCCTTCACCCTGA
- a CDS encoding MFS transporter, with the protein MQTSAVTTSGNPENNAATNTVFAVLFTISFSHLLNDTIQALLPSIYPLLKDSYRLSFTQLGLITFTFQCTASLLQPLVGYLTDKRSMPFSLPVGMALTLTGLILLAYAGDFTHILIAASFVGAGSAIFHPEASRIAFMAAGKRRGLAQSVFQVGGNAGSAIGPLLAALIIVPHGQRSVLFFSILALIGVVVLWRVGRWHRANPHRLVRKPRPALDPNAVANVNALSRRRVFFAVCVLIALTFSKYVYLSSLTSYYTFYLIDRFHLSVQSAQYHLFILLAAVAVGTIAGGPIGDRIGRKRVIWASILGVAPFSLALPHVGLGATAVLSVFIGLILASAFSAILVYAQELMPGKVGMVAGLFFGLAFGVAGIGSAVLGKVADHTGINYVFQLCAWLPLIGLLTVFLPDIERHREDSSA; encoded by the coding sequence TTCCCACCTGCTCAACGATACGATCCAGGCGCTGCTGCCTTCCATCTACCCGCTCTTAAAAGACAGCTACCGCCTGAGCTTCACGCAGCTCGGCCTGATCACGTTCACGTTTCAATGCACCGCATCGCTCCTGCAACCACTCGTCGGCTACCTCACCGACAAACGCTCGATGCCTTTCTCCCTGCCCGTCGGCATGGCCCTCACGCTCACCGGCCTCATCCTGCTGGCCTACGCGGGTGATTTTACGCACATCCTCATCGCCGCCAGCTTCGTCGGCGCGGGCTCCGCGATTTTCCACCCCGAGGCTTCGCGCATCGCCTTCATGGCGGCCGGCAAACGCCGCGGTCTCGCCCAGTCCGTCTTCCAGGTCGGCGGCAACGCCGGCAGCGCCATCGGCCCGCTCCTCGCCGCACTTATCATCGTCCCGCACGGACAACGTTCCGTATTGTTTTTCTCGATACTCGCGTTGATCGGCGTCGTCGTGCTCTGGCGCGTCGGCCGCTGGCACCGCGCCAACCCGCACCGGCTCGTCCGCAAGCCGCGTCCCGCCCTCGATCCCAACGCGGTTGCCAACGTGAACGCGCTTTCCCGCCGCCGTGTGTTCTTCGCCGTCTGCGTGCTCATCGCGCTGACGTTCTCCAAATACGTCTACCTGTCTTCGCTCACCAGCTACTACACGTTCTATCTGATCGACCGTTTCCACCTCTCCGTGCAAAGCGCCCAATACCACCTGTTCATCCTGCTCGCCGCCGTGGCGGTCGGCACGATCGCCGGCGGCCCCATCGGCGACCGCATCGGCCGCAAGCGCGTAATCTGGGCCTCCATCCTCGGCGTCGCGCCGTTCTCACTCGCACTGCCTCACGTCGGCCTCGGCGCGACGGCCGTGCTCAGCGTTTTCATCGGCTTGATCCTCGCGTCCGCATTCTCGGCGATTCTCGTGTATGCGCAGGAACTGATGCCCGGCAAAGTCGGCATGGTCGCCGGCCTGTTCTTCGGTCTCGCCTTCGGTGTCGCCGGCATCGGCTCCGCCGTGCTCGGTAAAGTCGCCGACCACACCGGCATCAACTATGTCTTCCAGCTCTGCGCCTGGCTCCCGTTGATCGGCCTGCTCACCGTCTTCCTCCCCGACATCGAGCGCCACCGCGAAGACTCTTCCGCTTAA
- a CDS encoding FKBP-type peptidyl-prolyl cis-trans isomerase, with translation MSTPDNSLQTADQRVSYGIAMNMGRNIAQQGGVEIDLAAFVVGLQDGLSGAKSRVSEPELRAAFETAQERAEAVAAQGAAKQAEAGNAFLAENKARKGVVTTESGLQYEVLVEGKGAKPTKDQSVEVHYHGTLIDGTVFDSSVQRGETISFPVTGVIPGWVEALQLMPVGSKWKLTIPAELAYGNRAQGGIPAGSVLVFEVELISVS, from the coding sequence ATGTCCACACCCGATAATTCTCTTCAAACCGCAGATCAACGCGTCAGCTACGGCATCGCCATGAACATGGGCCGCAACATCGCCCAGCAGGGCGGCGTGGAGATCGACCTGGCGGCGTTTGTCGTCGGCTTGCAGGACGGTTTGAGCGGCGCGAAGTCGCGTGTGTCCGAGCCGGAGCTGCGTGCCGCGTTTGAAACCGCGCAGGAGCGTGCCGAGGCGGTCGCCGCTCAAGGGGCCGCTAAGCAAGCCGAGGCCGGCAATGCGTTTCTCGCCGAGAACAAGGCGCGCAAGGGCGTCGTCACGACCGAGTCGGGTCTGCAATACGAAGTGCTCGTTGAAGGCAAAGGCGCGAAGCCCACTAAGGACCAGAGCGTCGAGGTGCACTACCACGGCACGCTGATCGATGGCACGGTGTTCGACAGCTCGGTGCAGCGCGGTGAGACGATCTCGTTTCCCGTCACCGGCGTGATCCCCGGCTGGGTCGAAGCGCTGCAGCTGATGCCAGTCGGCTCGAAGTGGAAGCTCACGATCCCTGCCGAGCTTGCCTACGGCAACCGAGCCCAAGGTGGGATCCCCGCCGGCTCGGTGCTGGTGTTCGAGGTGGAGTTGATCTCGGTCAGCTAA